The nucleotide sequence CTTTATTGCTCATAGGTACCTGCAACCTCAACCAACGTTCTTGCTTTCAGTAAACCGTATTCCCAATGGGGCGTAACATTTTGCGCTCTTATTTTCACCGACAGGGGTACCTCTTCATTTTTTTCCTGAAATTTATTTACCCCTACCATCACGCGTCCGTTTTGAAATTCGGCCACTTTTTGATTCCAGGAATGCTCGATTGCCTGCTGAATGAAGTTCTGTTCAAATGCCTTCGGCAAGCCCCCTTTTGACTCTATTTCCAAAAAAATTGCCCAAGCTTCCCCAGCCAACCGGGCCGTCAAGATTTCTAGGTAATAGGAACCCGCTGCCGGATCGGCTACCTTATCTAGGTAACTTTCGTTTTTTAACACCAAAGAAATATTCCGAGCCATACGCTCCGAAAATTCGGAAGGCTCAGCGAAAGCAGCATCGTAAGGCAAAATGCTAAGCGCGTCGCAGCCTCCCATTACCGCGCTCATGGCTTCGGCCGTTTGCCGGACAATATTGGTATGCGAAGAATGAGCCGATTGGTACAACCGTGAACTTTGTCCTTGAATGTATGCCTGGCAAAGTTCGTCGGGCAGGCCATAGGCGCGGGTAACTTTTTGGTACAGGTATCTTAACGCCCGCAGCTTTGCGATTTCGGTCAGGTAGTCAGTACCCACCGAAATAGCGAAAACAAATCGGTTGGCCGCCAGTAGCGGCGAAACGCCCCGTTCGGTCAATTGATCCAGGTACGTAACAAAAGAAGCCAGCGTGTATGCCAGTTCCTGCACCACATCGGCCCCGGCTTCGTGGAAAATATGACTTTCAACCTTATAAGATCGGAACTCGCGCATGGCTTTCGTTAAAGCCATTCCCTGAGCAATCCCATCAAAAGCCGTTGAAAAATTCTGTCCGGTTCGCATCCAATCTGCTACCGGATCGTAAACGACGCCACCTTTCAGGTAGTAGCTTGATCCCTGCGTCAATTCACTAATGATTGCAGGAGCAGCCTCCGGACTATCCAGAAAAACGGGCGTATCAGTCAATCGGACTGTGTGCAGGGTTTTAGTCAGTTCCAGATGGCTCAGCGGCGTACTACCGCAATCCAGCCAAATCCCATCCGCACCCTGTTGCAACTGATTTCTGATGCGCTGATTGACTTCATTAGGAACCTCGAAATCAATCACCGGTAGGGTAAGCCAGCCGGGCGTTTGCCGTTGGCAAGCCTGTATTTCCTTATAAACCGCGTAGCCAGCTAGGTCAGCGGCCACGTAATAAGGTGCCATCGTCAGATGATTGGCAACCTCATGCTGTACCTCGGCAAAGGAGCGGCCTTTCAATTCTTCTTCGAGCTTCTGTTGCCAACTATTCTTAGGCAATGCTGAAAATTCCGATAAAAAGGAGGGCTCCATACAAAAAAAATTGATTAAAAAACAGGATGATTTTTCGCATCCAAGCAAATCTACGAATTTGGTATTACATTTTTTTTATTGCCGGGTAGGCCGATTTCCAATTGTCCTTTTCGGGGATTGTACTATTCCTTTAGTTTTATCAAGCGGCTTGATTTATGATTATTTCAATGGTAATTTCAGGAACAAATTTTAGGCAGCACACGGGATCATTTTGCTATCTTTGCCTCCCCCGAAATTGAACATGACACCAGATCAGCTAAGTTTCACCTTGGAAAGAGTTGCTCCTCCGCGCGAAGTGGACATTGTATGGAACAAGTGCCTTCGGATCATTCAGGAGAATATCCCGGATCAGAGCTTCCAAACATGGTTTGAGCCGATCCGTCCCCTGCGCCTAAGCGGGAAGGTGCTTACCATTCAGGTGCCGAGTCAGTTCTTTTATGAGTGGCTGGAAGATAATTTTGTTCATTTGCTGCGCGATGCACTCGATTACGCCATCGGGCGTGATGGTATGCTGGAATACTCGATTATTGTAGATCCCGGCACGGAGCGTCACCAGCCCTTGACAGTCAATGTACCGACTACCAAAAACCCTCAGAATTCAAGACCGGATAATTTCCAGACCGATCCAAGGCTTAATTCAACCCCACCCAAGGATCAGGATTCGCTCCAGCTTGACACTTACCTCAACCAGAATTATTCGTTCGACAACTTCATCGAGGGTGACTGCAACCGACTGGCCCGTTCGGCGGGCTTCGCGGTAGCGCAACGCCCTGGCCTGACTTCCTTTAATCCGCTGATGGTGTACGGAGGCGTCGGGCTGGGCAAGACCCACCTCGTGCAGGCGATCGGCAACTACATCCGCAACCATTTCAATGAGAAGGTGGTGATGTACGTTTCGTCCGAGAAATTCACCAACCAGTTCATCAATTCGATCCGAAATAATGTGTTGCAGGATTTCACGGATTTCTACATGAAAGTGGATGTCCTTGTAATCGATGACGTGCAGTTTCTGTCGGGTAAAGAAAAAACGCAGGATACTTTCTTTCATATATTCAATCACCTGCACCAGCTCGGCAAGCAGATCATCATGACCAGCGACCGTCCTCCCCGCGAACTTCAGGGCCTGCAGGACCGCCTGCTGTCGCGCTTCAAGTGGGGTCTGACCGCCGATCTGCAAACTCCTGATTTCGAAACCCGGATTGCCATTATTCAGAAAAAATTACAGGCCGAGGGCATTTTCATCGAGAATGATGTGATCGAATACGTGGCCCACAGCGTGAATTCCAACGTACGTGAACTGGAAGGTGTTATCATTTCCCTGATGGCCCAGGCTTCGCTGACGCGCCGGGAGATCGACGTGGAACTGGCCAAGAATACGCTCAGAAACATTGTCCTGAATGAAGAAAAGGAAGTGACCATCGATACCATTCAGGAAGTGGTGGCCGACCATTTTGAAATAACCGTGGCCGATATGAAAAGTAAAAGCCGCAAGAAAGAAAGTGTGTACCCGCGCCAGCTGGCCATGTTTCTGGCCAAGGAATATACTGACCTGCCTCTCAAATCCATCGGCTACCACTTTGGGGGACGCGACCATAGCACGGTAATTCACTCCATCCAGAGCATCAACGAGCTGATGGGCTCCGACCCGGACGTAGATGAAACGGTGCAAAAACTCCGCAGCTACTTCAAATAGGTGAATAAGCCGATTCTGCTGAAACGTGATCAAATCGATGACCGGGCCTGGAATGCACTGATTGACGAGGCCCGACATTCTGTAGTGTACGCTTACACCTGGTACCTTGACTGCGTTTCTCCCCATTGGCAGGCCCTTGTACTAGTTGATAGTGGAAAGTTGACGGTAGATAGCGCCCTCAATTCTGTTCATCAACTTATCCCTCATTGTAAGTATAGAACTGTAATGCCGCTCCCTGTTCGCACGAAGTGGGGCATGGCCCTCGTGCAGCAGCCGTTGTTCTGTCAGTATCTGGGATTATTTTCAAGAGAAGAGGTTTCGGAAAGTCAAGTAGAGTTTTTTCTCAGAAGCCTTGGCCGGCATTTTCCCTATATTTCGGTATATGATTTTCACCCTTGCCATACGGTGGCCCTTCGCCGGCTCCTACCTACCTGCCCAGATTTCGAGGTACTGGAAAAAACAACCCATTGGCTGAATCTGGAAAAATCCTATGTCGATCTAGCCAGTGAGTACACAGTTGATCGGACAAAAAATCTAAAAAAATCCAGGAAGTATCTTTGGGAATGGGTTGAATCAGACGATATCGAACCGCTGATCCAGCTTTTCAAAGAAAATCACGCTATCCAGATTCAAGGTATACACGAAAGTGCTTACGTACTATTACGAACTCTGATCCAACTTTTGCAGGAAAAGAAAGTAGCACTCATCCGGTATACCTATCGACACGGCAAGATTCACGCGGGCATCATGATTCTGGAAAATAAAGGAATGGGAATCTACATTTTCAATGCGGCCGATGCGGTAGGGCGCAAGGGCAATGCCCGGACTTTTTTATTGGATCGTTACTTTCAGGAAAAAGCCGGACGGATAGAAGCCTTTGATTTTGAAAGTCCTGAGGTACCTAGTATTGCTCAGTTCTACCAAAGCTTCGGTGCCAGTCAGCAGACCTTCATTTCCCTGAAAAAAAACAAGCTGCCTTTTCCATTCAGGCAGCTTCAGAACATACGAAAGTTGCTTTTCAGAACATTCCGCCATTGACGCCACGTAGCAATAGCGGACGAATTAAAATTTCACAAGCTTATCCCTTCTCTACATCCAGGTAAAGTCGTTACGTAAGCCTTTAAACGACTTCAAATCCATTTCCAAAGCCCCGATCCACAAATCCACTTCCACTTTTACGGGTACCTTGTTTTCGTCGTCGGACACCCATATACGAACCGAATCATCGCCTTTAAACAGCTTGTTATTAGGCATGACCGGGTTGAGCTTGATGACCCGAATTTTCCCGAACTTCGTCTTGATTACGTCCTTACCCCGGTACCGTACTCGCATGGGGTACACCTCGCCTGAGAAAAAGGTAGGTACCTCAATCAACTGACCTTCGCTCAGGCGGTCAAAATTCATGGTACGCAGAAAATAGTAGCCGCTGATCACGTCATGGACATTATCAGGTACCTTGAATGACTTTTTTTCTTCCTTGTCGTCCAGGTACACTACGTCGCTACCGTGGTTGAAAGTCAGCGTTTCCTGTTTCCGGTACTTGTTCTCTTCAATATTCTGTTGGAACATCTGCGGCAAAATAGCCGACGTGTCGATGTAGGACCGCCATTGGTCACGCACCCGCGACACCAGATCAAAAGCTCCTACGGTGCGGCCCGTGACGTTCACGCGGTAGCAGGGACGATTGTTGACCCTCACTAAAGAATTGGCCACCTCCACTTTCGCTTCCGCCGCATTGATGAATCCGTAATGCACGCGGTACTCGATGCGTTCGCCGGTACCAAAACTACTATTGGGAACCTGACGGTAGGTGTCCTTCATCCGGAAGGCGGTTACGCCCAGCGCCAGGCCTGCAAAGATTAAGATGATTAGCTGTTTGTGTTTCATAGTTCCCTAATTTTCATAGCTGTGAAGGGCTTTCTTACAGGGATGGGTACTTATCTTTCAGATACTTCATGTACTTTTTAAAATCCCCGCCAAATTTTTGCTCAAACTCTTTTCGAAATGTGTTCTGCTTCGACTTATAGGTCTGATACCCTATAAAATACGCATTATTCGGCAGTTTGGTTTCCGTGCTATCGGCTTTCTTACTGAACGTCACCTGACCAGCCAGTAGTGTATCGGCCGAGGAAACGATCTGTCGAATCAGATTCCTTTTAAGGGTATCCTTCCGTACTTCCACTTTCTGATCCCTGAACGTGGCATACAAACTATCCAGTTGCCGACCTCCCCGCAAGATATGCTGCGAATAGGCATCGTTGTACTTTTTGGAGAATTCGTATTTTTTCAATTCTTCTGATTCCGGACCGTATTTGTAGGTAAGAAAACGGATCGCTCCCCAATCGCCAACGAAGCTCGCCAGGTTCTCGTTCAATTCCAGATTGTTTTTCACAAAAAGCGTTCCGTGGGTCAATTCGTGTAAAATCAGGTTCGTCAGGCTACCCTGAGAACGGTACAACATGCTGGATAAAATGGGGTCCTTAAGGTACCCTAGCGTCGACCAGGCCGACACTTCATTAATGTCCGTGTCGTACCCCGCCTGAATCAGTTCAGCCTCCTGCTGATTGGCTTTTTCCTCCTCAAAAAACCCCTTGTAGGGAAAGGTACCCACCAGCGGAAACTTCCATTCTTTGGCGGCCAGTTTGTACCGCTCCGATGCCGTCACGACCCACAGAATGGGCTTACCGTGCTGATTGTAGAATGTCGTATAGTTTTTCGAAGGATTGAGCCCCAGCGAATCCACGCCGAACTTTTTAATTTCCTGAATTAACGCGATGCGCCGTTTGAGCGAATCGGGGAAGGCTGGATCAGCCATGACTTCCTCCACATCCTGGACGTTCCTGAGAATGTGGATTTGCCCCGAAGCCTGCCACCAGCCATAGCGGATTTCATTACGATAAAACAAGCCTACAAGAATGAGTACCAGTAAGGTCCCCCAGGCAATGGTTTTGAGCATATTCGAAGCAGTAAGTTTAAAATCACCCGCCCGAAAAATCTGAAAGGCGGTTGGCCGGTCAAATGTAGGATCATTTCTGCTTTGCCCAAAACCTACACAAAAAAGCCTTGCCAATTCATGCAGCTGGTGCGCATTAATCGGGCAAAGGCCAGGCAGTAAATCGACTTTCCAAGAACTGCTTTTACATGTATTTCAAGTCGTTATTGGCTTTCAGCTTGATCACGTGTAGTGCGTTTAATAGCCTGATGAGCGGGTAGGTAGGATCGAATTCATGCCATTTGATGCCAAAATTGGCCCGGCCGCCGAACTTGTGGTGGTTGTTGTGGTAGGACTCGCCCATCATCAGGAAATCGAAGGGTATCAGATTCTTCGCCGTATCGTCCACCTTGAAATTCACGTAACCATATCGGTGGGCGTACCAATTGATAATCACGCCATGCACGGGGCCCATCAGGTAGTGAATAGGCAGCAACAGGAACATCCACCAGGCCGTGGCAAAATGTATGTAAAAAAGTGTGTAAAGTACCCCCCAGCCTAAACGCGAAACCCAGGAGTCGCCCAGCCGCTCCATAAACGCCCAGTGAGGTACCCCTCTTTTAAATTTCGGCTCAATAGTATCCTGATGATTCAAAATGGTGTTGTAGTAGTTTTTGGTTTTCCACATCATGTCCACTACGCTACTCGAGAAACCCGGCGAATGGGGGTCTTCTTCGGTGTCGGCATAGGCATGGTGCAGCCGGTGCATGACCCCGTACGCGTAAGGGCTCAGAAACGATGATCCCTGAAAAATCCAAGTAAGGGTATAGAAAAACTTTTCCCAGACCGGACTCATCGTAAACATTTTGTGCGCGGCGTAGCGATGCAGAAAAAAAGTCTGCATAAGCAGAGAAAGGTACCAGTGGGCAACGAAGAACAAGAAGATTTCCATAAAAAAGACAATTGAAGGCGAATATTTTTTTGACAAAAATAGAGGCCTGAAATCGCATAAGAGATGAGCATAATCAGTTTCCAGGAAACTGGTGTTCTTTTTTGAATAATTTATTTATACGCAAAGCCCAGGCGTTGATCTTGACTATGTTCAATTCCCAGTTTTTATAGGAGGGGGTACGTTTAGCGGCCTTCTGCCCTATCTCCCTAGCTCTCACATCCCCAGTTTGGCAGAATACAGCCTGGCATGTAGGCGCTAGCCCGATTGCAGCGTTCCCACCTGCCTCATATCATACAGCAGAAATATACAAAAATAGTAAGGTACCTGATCCTTAATTCCATAGGAAAACAGGTGGCTAGCGATTATGCGTAAAGCGGTATGCTTGAGTCTAATTCTGG is from Salmonirosea aquatica and encodes:
- a CDS encoding GNAT family N-acetyltransferase, with the translated sequence MPLPVRTKWGMALVQQPLFCQYLGLFSREEVSESQVEFFLRSLGRHFPYISVYDFHPCHTVALRRLLPTCPDFEVLEKTTHWLNLEKSYVDLASEYTVDRTKNLKKSRKYLWEWVESDDIEPLIQLFKENHAIQIQGIHESAYVLLRTLIQLLQEKKVALIRYTYRHGKIHAGIMILENKGMGIYIFNAADAVGRKGNARTFLLDRYFQEKAGRIEAFDFESPEVPSIAQFYQSFGASQQTFISLKKNKLPFPFRQLQNIRKLLFRTFRH
- a CDS encoding methylmalonyl-CoA mutase family protein; translated protein: MPKNSWQQKLEEELKGRSFAEVQHEVANHLTMAPYYVAADLAGYAVYKEIQACQRQTPGWLTLPVIDFEVPNEVNQRIRNQLQQGADGIWLDCGSTPLSHLELTKTLHTVRLTDTPVFLDSPEAAPAIISELTQGSSYYLKGGVVYDPVADWMRTGQNFSTAFDGIAQGMALTKAMREFRSYKVESHIFHEAGADVVQELAYTLASFVTYLDQLTERGVSPLLAANRFVFAISVGTDYLTEIAKLRALRYLYQKVTRAYGLPDELCQAYIQGQSSRLYQSAHSSHTNIVRQTAEAMSAVMGGCDALSILPYDAAFAEPSEFSERMARNISLVLKNESYLDKVADPAAGSYYLEILTARLAGEAWAIFLEIESKGGLPKAFEQNFIQQAIEHSWNQKVAEFQNGRVMVGVNKFQEKNEEVPLSVKIRAQNVTPHWEYGLLKARTLVEVAGTYEQ
- a CDS encoding aminopeptidase, whose product is MLKTIAWGTLLVLILVGLFYRNEIRYGWWQASGQIHILRNVQDVEEVMADPAFPDSLKRRIALIQEIKKFGVDSLGLNPSKNYTTFYNQHGKPILWVVTASERYKLAAKEWKFPLVGTFPYKGFFEEEKANQQEAELIQAGYDTDINEVSAWSTLGYLKDPILSSMLYRSQGSLTNLILHELTHGTLFVKNNLELNENLASFVGDWGAIRFLTYKYGPESEELKKYEFSKKYNDAYSQHILRGGRQLDSLYATFRDQKVEVRKDTLKRNLIRQIVSSADTLLAGQVTFSKKADSTETKLPNNAYFIGYQTYKSKQNTFRKEFEQKFGGDFKKYMKYLKDKYPSL
- a CDS encoding acyl-CoA desaturase, with protein sequence MEIFLFFVAHWYLSLLMQTFFLHRYAAHKMFTMSPVWEKFFYTLTWIFQGSSFLSPYAYGVMHRLHHAYADTEEDPHSPGFSSSVVDMMWKTKNYYNTILNHQDTIEPKFKRGVPHWAFMERLGDSWVSRLGWGVLYTLFYIHFATAWWMFLLLPIHYLMGPVHGVIINWYAHRYGYVNFKVDDTAKNLIPFDFLMMGESYHNNHHKFGGRANFGIKWHEFDPTYPLIRLLNALHVIKLKANNDLKYM
- a CDS encoding DUF3108 domain-containing protein; translation: MKHKQLIILIFAGLALGVTAFRMKDTYRQVPNSSFGTGERIEYRVHYGFINAAEAKVEVANSLVRVNNRPCYRVNVTGRTVGAFDLVSRVRDQWRSYIDTSAILPQMFQQNIEENKYRKQETLTFNHGSDVVYLDDKEEKKSFKVPDNVHDVISGYYFLRTMNFDRLSEGQLIEVPTFFSGEVYPMRVRYRGKDVIKTKFGKIRVIKLNPVMPNNKLFKGDDSVRIWVSDDENKVPVKVEVDLWIGALEMDLKSFKGLRNDFTWM
- the dnaA gene encoding chromosomal replication initiator protein DnaA, translated to MTPDQLSFTLERVAPPREVDIVWNKCLRIIQENIPDQSFQTWFEPIRPLRLSGKVLTIQVPSQFFYEWLEDNFVHLLRDALDYAIGRDGMLEYSIIVDPGTERHQPLTVNVPTTKNPQNSRPDNFQTDPRLNSTPPKDQDSLQLDTYLNQNYSFDNFIEGDCNRLARSAGFAVAQRPGLTSFNPLMVYGGVGLGKTHLVQAIGNYIRNHFNEKVVMYVSSEKFTNQFINSIRNNVLQDFTDFYMKVDVLVIDDVQFLSGKEKTQDTFFHIFNHLHQLGKQIIMTSDRPPRELQGLQDRLLSRFKWGLTADLQTPDFETRIAIIQKKLQAEGIFIENDVIEYVAHSVNSNVRELEGVIISLMAQASLTRREIDVELAKNTLRNIVLNEEKEVTIDTIQEVVADHFEITVADMKSKSRKKESVYPRQLAMFLAKEYTDLPLKSIGYHFGGRDHSTVIHSIQSINELMGSDPDVDETVQKLRSYFK